From a single Shewanella denitrificans OS217 genomic region:
- a CDS encoding oxidative stress defense protein: protein MSIRIPASKALLAAFSFSACLLAMTPAVADNLNFAHIQTIGVSELTMAPDMAEIQVEVSLTKDSAKAAKDASDKAISEFIGRLLEAGIDKKHIASANLHLQPEYLYEQNKAPKLIGYQASRQVTVTLVQLSRLNDILDTALAEGLNRVNNIVLKSSKEDEYVLKARQAAIKDAQAKARSLAEGFNQSLGDLWQVRYLDRRSVQPIMLQRSEKMAFDGGQAGYEFGEVTVSDSVEVIYKLKN from the coding sequence ATGTCCATCCGCATCCCAGCTTCGAAAGCTCTCTTAGCAGCCTTCTCTTTCAGTGCTTGTTTACTTGCCATGACGCCCGCCGTGGCCGATAACCTCAACTTTGCCCATATCCAAACCATAGGCGTCAGCGAACTCACCATGGCACCTGACATGGCAGAAATTCAAGTGGAAGTCAGCCTCACGAAAGACAGCGCCAAAGCCGCTAAAGATGCCTCAGATAAGGCCATCAGCGAATTTATAGGCCGATTGCTAGAAGCTGGCATAGACAAAAAACACATCGCCAGCGCCAACCTTCACTTGCAACCAGAATACCTCTACGAGCAAAACAAGGCCCCTAAACTCATTGGCTATCAGGCCAGCAGGCAAGTCACAGTCACCTTAGTGCAACTGTCACGGCTTAACGACATCTTAGACACCGCCCTCGCCGAGGGACTCAACCGAGTGAATAATATTGTCCTTAAATCCAGCAAGGAAGATGAATACGTGCTCAAGGCCCGCCAAGCGGCAATCAAAGATGCTCAAGCTAAAGCGCGCTCCTTAGCCGAAGGATTCAATCAATCCTTAGGTGACTTGTGGCAAGTGCGTTATTTAGACAGACGTTCAGTGCAGCCCATCATGTTACAGCGCAGCGAAAAAATGGCCTTCGATGGCGGCCAAGCAGGCTATGAATTTGGTGAAGTGACAGTTAGCGACAGCGTCGAAGTCATTTACAAACTGAAAAACTAA
- a CDS encoding DUF2927 domain-containing protein has product MTSSSQASPWLEADFIQQAFMEVALKSEYQQGDKTLRKWLTPIKVGLEHHVGNEALHTRLVQLHLAHLKQLSGHDISLATNQQEANVRLLFTRQNLWQQQAQQLMGKASAAHLHGAVCIAHMETTRDEITRAYIIIPVDQAQMHGKLVACIVEELTQILGLPNDSEKVFPSIFNDRTPQTLLSGLDAILIKALYSPSLKVGMNAAEVKAPLQALLRAWQADGSLANADAWVRQGKLYPLLGF; this is encoded by the coding sequence TTGACAAGTTCAAGCCAGGCAAGCCCTTGGCTTGAAGCTGACTTCATTCAGCAGGCCTTTATGGAAGTCGCCCTCAAAAGTGAATACCAGCAAGGGGATAAAACCCTCAGAAAATGGTTAACACCGATAAAGGTGGGGCTCGAGCACCATGTGGGCAACGAAGCACTGCACACTAGACTGGTGCAATTGCATTTAGCCCACCTTAAGCAACTGAGCGGTCACGATATAAGCCTTGCCACTAACCAACAAGAGGCGAATGTCAGGCTACTCTTTACCCGGCAAAATCTGTGGCAGCAACAAGCCCAGCAGCTGATGGGTAAGGCCAGTGCGGCTCACCTTCATGGGGCGGTCTGCATCGCCCATATGGAAACAACCCGAGATGAAATTACCCGCGCCTACATCATCATTCCTGTAGACCAAGCACAGATGCACGGTAAATTGGTCGCCTGTATTGTGGAGGAGCTGACCCAAATTTTAGGTCTGCCTAATGACTCTGAAAAAGTCTTCCCGTCGATTTTTAATGACAGAACCCCACAAACCTTACTGAGTGGCTTAGATGCCATATTAATCAAAGCCTTGTATTCGCCCTCGCTCAAGGTGGGCATGAACGCCGCTGAGGTCAAAGCCCCACTGCAGGCGCTACTTCGCGCTTGGCAAGCCGATGGCAGCCTAGCCAATGCCGATGCTTGGGTGCGTCAAGGCAAGCTTTATCCATTACTGGGGTTTTAG